In Thiospirochaeta perfilievii, a single window of DNA contains:
- a CDS encoding type II toxin-antitoxin system RelE/ParE family toxin: MTNQYKINLTQKAYGDLRDIYSYIKEELHTKSSALKVIDEIENRIMLLKDYPEIGTFVKDEVLLKKGYRKLIVNNYIALYLIDDNRKIVNIIRVVYGKRDYLELV; the protein is encoded by the coding sequence TTGACTAACCAATATAAAATAAATCTTACTCAAAAAGCTTATGGAGATCTTAGAGATATTTATAGCTACATTAAAGAAGAGCTGCATACTAAGAGTTCCGCTTTGAAAGTTATAGATGAAATTGAGAATCGAATAATGCTTTTAAAGGATTATCCTGAAATAGGTACTTTTGTTAAAGATGAAGTTCTACTTAAAAAAGGATATAGAAAGCTAATTGTTAATAACTATATAGCACTTTATCTTATCGATGATAATAGAAAGATTGTTAACATAATTAGAGTTGTATATGGGAAAAGAGACTATCTAGAATTAGTCTAA
- a CDS encoding metallophosphoesterase gives MKIQILSDLHLEFDYRDYNFTKCDLLILAGDIHTGTKGLEWIQQQVSDIPVIYVMGNHEYYGYCYPSLLNKCRGIAKGSNIHLLENDSITIQNITFHGATLWTDFNLFGNPEIAQFECDRNMNDSRLIRLDENYAKFKAAITKEIHIQSIKWLAKSLNNSKTDKNIIVTHHAPTFKSIAPRYKESPITPGFTSNLENIIHNYNPDLWVHGHVHDVVDCVVGKTRVLCNPNGYPHEIDNGFKEQLIIDI, from the coding sequence ATGAAAATTCAAATATTAAGTGATCTACATTTAGAGTTTGATTATAGAGATTATAACTTCACTAAATGTGACCTATTAATCCTTGCAGGAGATATCCATACTGGAACCAAGGGACTAGAATGGATACAACAACAAGTATCAGACATTCCTGTTATCTATGTCATGGGTAATCATGAATATTATGGCTATTGTTATCCAAGTCTATTAAATAAGTGTAGGGGTATAGCTAAGGGTTCCAACATTCATCTATTAGAGAACGATAGTATAACAATCCAAAACATAACTTTTCATGGTGCAACATTGTGGACAGATTTTAACCTATTTGGAAACCCTGAAATAGCTCAGTTTGAATGCGATCGTAATATGAATGACTCCCGTTTAATAAGGTTAGATGAGAACTATGCAAAGTTTAAAGCAGCAATAACAAAAGAGATTCATATACAATCAATTAAGTGGTTAGCTAAAAGCTTAAATAATAGCAAAACAGATAAAAATATTATAGTTACTCACCATGCACCTACTTTTAAATCAATTGCACCTAGATATAAAGAGAGTCCTATAACACCAGGGTTCACATCAAACTTAGAAAATATTATACACAATTATAACCCAGATTTATGGGTTCATGGTCATGTGCATGATGTTGTTGACTGTGTTGTAGGTAAAACTAGGGTCTTATGTAACCCTAATGGCTATCCCCATGAGATTGATAATGGATTTAAAGAACAGTTGATAATTGATATTTAA
- a CDS encoding nucleotidyltransferase domain-containing protein yields the protein MRLKDTPQQFRADIRCAIDYLNSIGIREVYLFGSRARGTNRDDSDYDIFILKSGIENERVVTRAVNKALFRGHIYDEIDLIAANPEKFEKHKDNRYLVYKDINDQGVSIYG from the coding sequence ATGAGATTAAAGGATACACCGCAGCAGTTTCGTGCAGATATTAGGTGTGCCATAGATTATCTTAACTCAATAGGCATTAGAGAAGTATATCTATTTGGTTCTAGAGCCAGAGGAACAAATAGAGATGATAGTGACTACGATATATTTATTCTAAAAAGCGGAATAGAAAATGAAAGAGTCGTAACAAGAGCTGTTAATAAAGCCTTATTTAGGGGTCATATTTATGATGAGATTGATTTAATCGCAGCAAATCCTGAAAAATTTGAAAAACATAAAGATAACAGATATTTAGTCTACAAAGATATAAACGATCAAGGTGTATCTATATATGGATGA
- a CDS encoding HEPN domain-containing protein: MDDSLDPKVWINRAKGNLLRAKLPMEDGMYYEDFCFDCQQCAEKALKGLIVHLGLTPPKTHYFGKLFEEISKRLVLPDWCEDVFELNDYAVITRYPDDFVEVTKEEYIRA; encoded by the coding sequence ATGGATGATAGTTTAGATCCTAAAGTCTGGATAAATAGAGCCAAAGGGAACCTACTCAGGGCTAAATTACCTATGGAAGATGGTATGTATTACGAAGACTTTTGCTTTGATTGCCAACAATGTGCTGAAAAAGCATTAAAAGGTTTAATTGTTCATTTAGGATTAACTCCACCCAAGACACATTACTTTGGTAAGTTATTTGAAGAGATATCCAAAAGATTAGTTCTTCCAGATTGGTGTGAGGATGTTTTTGAACTAAATGATTACGCAGTAATAACTAGATACCCTGATGATTTTGTAGAAGTAACTAAAGAAGAGTACATCAGAGCCTAA